The Macaca nemestrina isolate mMacNem1 chromosome 12, mMacNem.hap1, whole genome shotgun sequence genome contains a region encoding:
- the LOC105487006 gene encoding homeobox protein DBX1 encodes MMFPGLLAPPAGYPSLLRPTPTLTLPQSLQSAFSGHSSFLVEDLIRISRPPAYLPRSVPTSSMSPPRQGAPTALTDTGASDLGSPGPGSRRGGSSPTAVSPASETTFLKFGVNAILSSGPRTETSPALLQSVPPKTFAFPYFEGSFQPFIRSSYFPASSSVVPIPGTFSWPLAARGKPRRGMLRRAVFSDVQRKALEKMFQKQKYISKPDRKKLAAKLGLKDSQVKIWFQNRRMKWRNSKERELLSSGGCREQTLPTKLNPHPDLSDVGQKGPGDEEEEEEGPGSPRHRLAYHASPDPPHLRDPRLPEPLPPSPAHSSSPGKPSDFSDSEEEEEGEEEEITVS; translated from the exons ATGATGTTCCCCGGCCTCCTCGCGCCCCCCGCCGGGTACCCTAGCCTCCTGCGGCCCACGCCCACCTTGACGCTGCCCCAGTCCTTGCAGTCGGCATTTTCTGGCCACTCCAGCTTCCTGGTGGAGGATCTGATCCGCATCAGCCGCCCCCCCGCCTACCTGCCCCGCAGCGTGCCCACCTCCAGCATGTCGCCGCCCAGGCAGGGGGCCCCCACGGCCCTCACCGACACGGGGGCCTCGGATCTGGGCTCCCCGGGTCCCGGGAGCCGGCGGGGCGGCTCTTCGCCGACTGCCGTCTCGCCCGCCAGCGAGACCACGTTTCTGAAGTTTGGAGTGAACGCCATCCTCTCCTCGGGGCCCAGAACAG AAACATCCCCAGCCTTGCTCCAGAGCGTCCCTCCCAAGACCTTCGCATTTCCCTACTTCGAAGGGTCCTTTCAGCCTTTCATCAGATCTTCTTATTTCCCAG CGTCCTCCAGCGTCGTGCCCATCCCCGGGACCTTCTCCTGGCCGCTGGCGGCGCGCGGGAAGCCTCGGCGGGGCATGCTGCGTCGAGCAGTCTTTTCCGACGTGCAGCGCAAGGCGCTAGAGAAGATGTTCCAGAAGCAGAAGTACATCAGCAAGCCCGACCGCAAGAAGCTGGCGGCCAAGCTGGGCCTGAAAGACTCGCAG GTGAAAATCTGGTTCCAGAACCGACGCATGAAATGGCGGAACTCCAAAGAGCGCGAACTCTTGTCTAGCGGGGGCTGCCGCGAGCAGACCCTGCCCACCAAGCTCAATCCGCACCCGGACCTCAGCGACGTGGGCCAGAAGGGTCCTGGGGacgaagaggaggaggaggagggtccGGGCAGCCCCCGCCACCGCCTGGCCTACCACGCGTCCCCCGACCCCCCGCACCTGCGGGACCCACGGCTGCCAGAGCCGCTGCCCCCCTCGCCCGCGCACTCGAGCAGTCCTGGGAAACCTTCGGACTTCTCAGACTccgaggaggaagaggagggagaagaggaggaaatcaCCGTGTCCTAG